From the genome of Anopheles moucheti chromosome 3, idAnoMoucSN_F20_07, whole genome shotgun sequence, one region includes:
- the LOC128304560 gene encoding SOSS complex subunit B homolog: MAVNMYGPMQNHPPPNPNPIDLMAIKDIYPGMKNINVIFIILEIGPVTLTKENREVRTFKVADQSAAINVSIWDEPGKQLLPGDIVRLTKGYANVWRQSLTLYSGKNGEIVRLGDFCYTFNEMVNMSEPNPNLSASIPQPVLNNGSGGGPNGGNSNNGTGKAMGTPKPVPNTNPLLSAGGGVPPKPHAATTRYSVAVAAAAAAASPPNIMKPAQKNSPRTGRNSQAKSTGVKGERR; encoded by the exons ATGGCCGTTAATATGTACGG TCCGATGCAAAACCACCCACCACCGAATCCGAATCCGATTGATCTTATGGCCATCAAGGACATCTATCCGGGGATGAAAAATATCAATGTGATTTTCATCATACTCGAGATTGGGCCGGTGACGCTAACGAAAGAGAATCGCGAAGTACGCACGTTTAAAGTGGCCGACCAGAGTGCTGCTATTAACGTGTCCATTTGGGACGAGCCGGGCAAACAACTGCTGCCGGGCGATATTGTACGTTTGACCAAAGGGTACGCAAACGTTTGGCGGCAATCGCTTACACTTTATTCTGGCAAAAACGGCGAGATAGTACGACTTGGTGATTTTTGCTATACCTTCAACGAGATGGTGAACATGAGCGAACCGAACCCCAATCTGAGCGCTTCGATACCGCAACCCGTCCTCAACAATGGTTCGGGCGGAGGACCAAACGGTGGAAATAGCAACAACGGCACAGGAAAAGCTATGGGAACACCCAAACCGGTTCCTAACACTAATCCCCTACTTTCGGCTGGTGGTGGAGTACCGCCGAAGCCACATGCCGCTACGACACGCTACTCGGTAGCCgtggcggcagcagcagcagctgcttcGCCACCCAACATCATGAAACCAGCGCAGAAGAACTCCCCCCGAACCGGTCGTAACAGTCAAGCAAAAAGTACGGGAGTAAAAGGCGAACGCAGATAA